Within Candidatus Limnocylindrales bacterium, the genomic segment AAATCCTTCCAGGAGGTAAATTCCCGGGTTACGTCGGAACCTACAATCCACTCGAATTCCACATCTGGATAGAGTCCTTTTAGGTGACGAACGGTATCTATTGTCCAGCTTATTCCTTTTTGCTCTTCTTCTACAGTAGAAACCTCAACCCGTTTATTAAAGATTTCCACAGCCAGAGAACACATGTTGAATCGATGATGAAAGGCAACCAATTCTTTATCAAAGGCATGCTGATAACAGGGAACCAGCCAGACCTTATCTACATCCGTCGTTTCCAGAACATAATAGCAAATCATCAGGTGACAAACATGGGGAGGATTAAAACTTCCTCCAAAGAGGGCTATTTTCATGGGCCAATTCTTTTTTTTAATGAAGCCAATAGCGCTTCGTCTTCTTCTAAATGAGAATATCCTAAGCTCCGTTTAACGGCTAAAGACCTTT encodes:
- the nadD gene encoding nicotinate (nicotinamide) nucleotide adenylyltransferase gives rise to the protein MKIALFGGSFNPPHVCHLMICYYVLETTDVDKVWLVPCYQHAFDKELVAFHHRFNMCSLAVEIFNKRVEVSTVEEEQKGISWTIDTVRHLKGLYPDVEFEWIVGSDVTREFTSWKDFDLLQKMITFRVIPRSGYLEDIKDGTPNIFFPNISSTLIRNRIKKGLSISHLVPKSVEKYIREHRLYL